A window of the Tripterygium wilfordii isolate XIE 37 chromosome 12, ASM1340144v1, whole genome shotgun sequence genome harbors these coding sequences:
- the LOC120010957 gene encoding bifunctional 3-dehydroquinate dehydratase/shikimate dehydrogenase, chloroplastic-like isoform X3 encodes MGADYIDFELKVAYDFLKKERMSDHTGARFIVSCSMNSVPQKEDLSHLIERMKLTEADIIKIGYRPNDITEVERMFHLVSLCQVPMIAYCEGERGLISQLLGPKFGAVLVYGSMEGNSVPGLPTLGSLREAYKIDYINSDTKVFGLISKPVSHSKGPILHNPTFRHMKYNGIYAPMFIDNLKEFFRVYSSPDFTGFSVGFPYKEAIIEFCDEVHPLVQSIGAVNTIIRSPSDGKLIGYNTDCEASITAIEEALKEFPYNNGDASLDSPLAEKLFVLAGAGGAGRALAFGARSRGARVVVFDIDFERAKSLAGAVSGEAKPFEDLVKFKPEKGAILANATPLGMHPNTDRIPVAEETLRDYQLVFDAVYTPRKTRLLKEAEAAGAIIVSGVEMFLRQAIGQINLFTGREAPKDFMREIVLAKF; translated from the exons ATGGGAGCAGACTATATTGATTTTGAGCTCAAG GTGGCCTATGATTTCTTGAAGAAAGAAAGGATGAGTGATCATACTGGTGCGAGATTTATCGTTTCATGTTCTATGAACAGTGTCCCTCAAAAAGAAGATCTCAGCCATCTCATTGAACGTATGAAACTGACAGAAGCAGATATCATCAAAATTGGTTACCGTCCAAATGATATTACGGAAGTGGAGAGGATGTTTCATCTGGTTTCACTTTGCCAG GTGCCAATGATTGCTTACTGTGAGGGCGAAAGGGGCCTAATTAGCCAGCTATTGGGACCAAAATTTGGTGCTGTTTTAGTCTATGGATCAATGGAAGGAAATTCAGTTCCCGGTTTGCCTACTTTAGGCAGTCTCAGAGAGGCCTATAAGATTGATTACATCAATTCTGACACTAAAGTTTTCGGACTGATCTCAAAACCAGTTAGCCACAGCAAAGGCCCTATACTTCACAACCCTACCTTCAGACATATGAAGTATAATGGAATATATGCTCCCATGTTCATTGATAATCTTAAGGAGTTCTTTAGAGTCTACTCAAGCCCAGACTTTACAGGATTTAG TGTTGGATTTCCGTATAAAGAAGCCATTATTGAATTTTGCGACGAAGTCCATCCACTTGTTCAG TCCATCGGTGCAGTCAATACTATTATACGGAGTCCTAGTGATGGGAAGTTGATAGGTTATAACACAGATTGTGAGGCTTCAATAACTGCAATTGAGGAAGCTTTAAAAG AGTTTCCATATAACAATGGTGACGCATCTTTGGATTCTCCACTAGCTGAGAAATTGTTTGTGCTAGCCGGTGCCGGAGGTGCAGGAAGAGCACTTGCATTTGGTGCTAGAAGTAGAGGAGCTCGAGTGGTTGTTTTTGACATAGATTTTG aaagagcaaAGTCCCTTGCTGGTGCCGTGTCAGGTGAAGCCAAGCCTTTTGAAGATTTAGTCAAATTTAAGCCAGAGAAAGGTGCGATCCTTGCAAATGCAACCCCATTAGGAATGCATCCAAATACAGACAGAATTCCTGTTGCTGAG GAAACTTTGCGGGATTATCAGCTGGTGTTTGACGCAGTTTACACACCAAGAAAAACCAGACTACTGAAAGAAGCTGAGGCTGCAGGGGCAATCATTGTGAGCGGAGTTGAAATGTTCCTTCGCCAGGCCATTGGCCAGATTAATCTTTTCACTGGCAGAGAAg CTCCCAAGGACTTCATGCGCGAAATCGTTTTAGCCAAATTCTGA
- the LOC120010957 gene encoding bifunctional 3-dehydroquinate dehydratase/shikimate dehydrogenase, chloroplastic-like isoform X2, translating to MICSPLMAQSVEQMVSDMHRAKAQGADLVEVRLDYINNFQPFPDLEIILKNKPLPVLIVYRPKWEGGRYEGDENTRLQALHLANEMGADYIDFELKVAYDFLKKERMSDHTGARFIVSCSMNSVPQKEDLSHLIERMKLTEADIIKIGYRPNDITEVERMFHLVSLCQVPMIAYCEGERGLISQLLGPKFGAVLVYGSMEGNSVPGLPTLGSLREAYKIDYINSDTKVFGLISKPVSHSKGPILHNPTFRHMKYNGIYAPMFIDNLKEFFRVYSSPDFTGFSVGFPYKEAIIEFCDEVHPLVQSIGAVNTIIRSPSDGKLIGYNTDCEASITAIEEALKEFPYNNGDASLDSPLAEKLFVLAGAGGAGRALAFGARSRGARVVVFDIDFERAKSLAGAVSGEAKPFEDLVKFKPEKGAILANATPLGMHPNTDRIPVAEETLRDYQLVFDAVYTPRKTRLLKEAEAAGAIIVSGVEMFLRQAIGQINLFTGREAPKDFMREIVLAKF from the exons ATGATTTGTTCTCCATTAATGGCCCAATCTGTGGAGCAAATGGTGAGTGACATGCACCGTGCAAAGGCACAAGGTGCTGATTTAGTTGAAGTCAGATTGGACTACATCAATAATTTTCAACCTTTCCCAGACCTTGAAATCATCCTTAAAAATAAGCCATTGCCAGTGCTTATTGTGTACCG GCCAAAATGGGAAGGTGGTCGATATGAAGGAGACGAAAATACTCGGTTGCAAGCACTTCATCTGGCTAATGAAATGGGAGCAGACTATATTGATTTTGAGCTCAAG GTGGCCTATGATTTCTTGAAGAAAGAAAGGATGAGTGATCATACTGGTGCGAGATTTATCGTTTCATGTTCTATGAACAGTGTCCCTCAAAAAGAAGATCTCAGCCATCTCATTGAACGTATGAAACTGACAGAAGCAGATATCATCAAAATTGGTTACCGTCCAAATGATATTACGGAAGTGGAGAGGATGTTTCATCTGGTTTCACTTTGCCAG GTGCCAATGATTGCTTACTGTGAGGGCGAAAGGGGCCTAATTAGCCAGCTATTGGGACCAAAATTTGGTGCTGTTTTAGTCTATGGATCAATGGAAGGAAATTCAGTTCCCGGTTTGCCTACTTTAGGCAGTCTCAGAGAGGCCTATAAGATTGATTACATCAATTCTGACACTAAAGTTTTCGGACTGATCTCAAAACCAGTTAGCCACAGCAAAGGCCCTATACTTCACAACCCTACCTTCAGACATATGAAGTATAATGGAATATATGCTCCCATGTTCATTGATAATCTTAAGGAGTTCTTTAGAGTCTACTCAAGCCCAGACTTTACAGGATTTAG TGTTGGATTTCCGTATAAAGAAGCCATTATTGAATTTTGCGACGAAGTCCATCCACTTGTTCAG TCCATCGGTGCAGTCAATACTATTATACGGAGTCCTAGTGATGGGAAGTTGATAGGTTATAACACAGATTGTGAGGCTTCAATAACTGCAATTGAGGAAGCTTTAAAAG AGTTTCCATATAACAATGGTGACGCATCTTTGGATTCTCCACTAGCTGAGAAATTGTTTGTGCTAGCCGGTGCCGGAGGTGCAGGAAGAGCACTTGCATTTGGTGCTAGAAGTAGAGGAGCTCGAGTGGTTGTTTTTGACATAGATTTTG aaagagcaaAGTCCCTTGCTGGTGCCGTGTCAGGTGAAGCCAAGCCTTTTGAAGATTTAGTCAAATTTAAGCCAGAGAAAGGTGCGATCCTTGCAAATGCAACCCCATTAGGAATGCATCCAAATACAGACAGAATTCCTGTTGCTGAG GAAACTTTGCGGGATTATCAGCTGGTGTTTGACGCAGTTTACACACCAAGAAAAACCAGACTACTGAAAGAAGCTGAGGCTGCAGGGGCAATCATTGTGAGCGGAGTTGAAATGTTCCTTCGCCAGGCCATTGGCCAGATTAATCTTTTCACTGGCAGAGAAg CTCCCAAGGACTTCATGCGCGAAATCGTTTTAGCCAAATTCTGA
- the LOC120010957 gene encoding bifunctional 3-dehydroquinate dehydratase/shikimate dehydrogenase, chloroplastic-like isoform X1, protein MGNVGVLNDHRMICSPLMAQSVEQMVSDMHRAKAQGADLVEVRLDYINNFQPFPDLEIILKNKPLPVLIVYRPKWEGGRYEGDENTRLQALHLANEMGADYIDFELKVAYDFLKKERMSDHTGARFIVSCSMNSVPQKEDLSHLIERMKLTEADIIKIGYRPNDITEVERMFHLVSLCQVPMIAYCEGERGLISQLLGPKFGAVLVYGSMEGNSVPGLPTLGSLREAYKIDYINSDTKVFGLISKPVSHSKGPILHNPTFRHMKYNGIYAPMFIDNLKEFFRVYSSPDFTGFSVGFPYKEAIIEFCDEVHPLVQSIGAVNTIIRSPSDGKLIGYNTDCEASITAIEEALKEFPYNNGDASLDSPLAEKLFVLAGAGGAGRALAFGARSRGARVVVFDIDFERAKSLAGAVSGEAKPFEDLVKFKPEKGAILANATPLGMHPNTDRIPVAEETLRDYQLVFDAVYTPRKTRLLKEAEAAGAIIVSGVEMFLRQAIGQINLFTGREAPKDFMREIVLAKF, encoded by the exons ATGGGTAATGTTGGAGTTCTGAATGATCATAGGATGATTTGTTCTCCATTAATGGCCCAATCTGTGGAGCAAATGGTGAGTGACATGCACCGTGCAAAGGCACAAGGTGCTGATTTAGTTGAAGTCAGATTGGACTACATCAATAATTTTCAACCTTTCCCAGACCTTGAAATCATCCTTAAAAATAAGCCATTGCCAGTGCTTATTGTGTACCG GCCAAAATGGGAAGGTGGTCGATATGAAGGAGACGAAAATACTCGGTTGCAAGCACTTCATCTGGCTAATGAAATGGGAGCAGACTATATTGATTTTGAGCTCAAG GTGGCCTATGATTTCTTGAAGAAAGAAAGGATGAGTGATCATACTGGTGCGAGATTTATCGTTTCATGTTCTATGAACAGTGTCCCTCAAAAAGAAGATCTCAGCCATCTCATTGAACGTATGAAACTGACAGAAGCAGATATCATCAAAATTGGTTACCGTCCAAATGATATTACGGAAGTGGAGAGGATGTTTCATCTGGTTTCACTTTGCCAG GTGCCAATGATTGCTTACTGTGAGGGCGAAAGGGGCCTAATTAGCCAGCTATTGGGACCAAAATTTGGTGCTGTTTTAGTCTATGGATCAATGGAAGGAAATTCAGTTCCCGGTTTGCCTACTTTAGGCAGTCTCAGAGAGGCCTATAAGATTGATTACATCAATTCTGACACTAAAGTTTTCGGACTGATCTCAAAACCAGTTAGCCACAGCAAAGGCCCTATACTTCACAACCCTACCTTCAGACATATGAAGTATAATGGAATATATGCTCCCATGTTCATTGATAATCTTAAGGAGTTCTTTAGAGTCTACTCAAGCCCAGACTTTACAGGATTTAG TGTTGGATTTCCGTATAAAGAAGCCATTATTGAATTTTGCGACGAAGTCCATCCACTTGTTCAG TCCATCGGTGCAGTCAATACTATTATACGGAGTCCTAGTGATGGGAAGTTGATAGGTTATAACACAGATTGTGAGGCTTCAATAACTGCAATTGAGGAAGCTTTAAAAG AGTTTCCATATAACAATGGTGACGCATCTTTGGATTCTCCACTAGCTGAGAAATTGTTTGTGCTAGCCGGTGCCGGAGGTGCAGGAAGAGCACTTGCATTTGGTGCTAGAAGTAGAGGAGCTCGAGTGGTTGTTTTTGACATAGATTTTG aaagagcaaAGTCCCTTGCTGGTGCCGTGTCAGGTGAAGCCAAGCCTTTTGAAGATTTAGTCAAATTTAAGCCAGAGAAAGGTGCGATCCTTGCAAATGCAACCCCATTAGGAATGCATCCAAATACAGACAGAATTCCTGTTGCTGAG GAAACTTTGCGGGATTATCAGCTGGTGTTTGACGCAGTTTACACACCAAGAAAAACCAGACTACTGAAAGAAGCTGAGGCTGCAGGGGCAATCATTGTGAGCGGAGTTGAAATGTTCCTTCGCCAGGCCATTGGCCAGATTAATCTTTTCACTGGCAGAGAAg CTCCCAAGGACTTCATGCGCGAAATCGTTTTAGCCAAATTCTGA